Sequence from the Torulaspora globosa chromosome 4, complete sequence genome:
TCTAGATACGCACGatcatcctcatccttATACTTTCCTTCCAGCGGGAACggattttcttcctcctcctcttccacTTCCTCATCTGCCGCCGCGTACCTATCAGTCTCAAGTGCGGCAGGATTGTAgtcatcctcatcttcctcttcgtcctccTTATCCTCCTCGTCGATGCCTTCCACCTCAATCCTCCGTCTCTTGGACGAAGAACTGTCAGGAGCCTTATTTCTCTTTGCCGAAGTCGTTAGCAcctcatcttcgtcttcttcctcgccGGCACCTGCCAAAGccaaaagatcttcttcgatatcagACATATCCTCGTATTCCACAGTATCAACACCAGATCAGCTATTCGAAGTCCCAATATCTCTACTAATGGTTGTTGTCTTGTGTGTTTAATAAGCGGTATCCAACTTATTAGCTTGTGCTGATGTTCGTACCTAGTGACACTGGTAATTAAAGCTAGAAGGACAAAGGGAACAGCTCATCAAGTAATAGCTGGTTGCCGAATGGGTGGAAGGTCCGCCGCTTGAGTTGCCGTATACGTCATTCAACTCGTAAGACTAGGAATAGTGGCAGTCCGCTGAATCTGGGCTTGAAATTCTGTGAAAATAGGTTGGAGAGGTCGAAATGAGTTACAAGGCTGCCAGTGCGGATCGGCTGGATTCTAACGGGCTACCGATGTCTAAGAGGTCGCCATCTATCCTCGTGACAGACTCTAGATCTTCTAAGAAGCGAATAAGTGCACCTTTTGCGGGACATGCGGCCGGTGTACGAAATCGCGCTGAATTGCCTGGCGGAAATACTGGCAATGGATTGCATTCACTCGGTACCGGAGTCAAGAAAAGGACATCTGGTAGGTTTAGTGATATATCGATCGACAACATATTATCTGAGATGTCGGATGTCCCCTCTGGACGACGAGAGGAACGACGGTCAACGTCATCAGCGGACAGATATTACGGTTCGGACAGGACACGGCCGCTGAGCTACTCTAAATCTATCAATCCCTTGCCTTTAAGGACTTCGAAGACTTCTCAAAAGTTGGTGCTTATCCccgaggaagaaaaccGAGAATCACCGAACGTATTTTATCGAAAGAAGTCTGCAACATCGCTGAAATACAATGAATCAGCCCATCATGCGAGAAGAGACCATAAACTAGCTAGGATAACCGCATATAATGTGGCAGAAGGGTTCAATCTCAAAGTGATGTCAAAGTTCTTAAAGTCTACGCACGAAGTGTCTCCCAGATTGTACGATGAGTGTCTGTATGTCGCGTATACTTTGCCACTACTTCATGGTAAAGATGGCTTCAGGGTTAAGTCGAACATTTCTAAAAAAGTCGTCGGCGGAAAGACGCTCATTGACAAGCTGATCGATACAAGCGAACAGCGAGATCATCACTACGAGTATTACTCCGGAGTGGAGACACTAGAAGATTCAAAGAATGCTTATGAACTGGATTCTAATGCGGTACTCGTTGAAACTGATCCTAATACCATTCCAAATCATTTGCCGAATCCGATAGGGAACCAGGACTCGTTTGATCCCAGCGAACCCCAGTTTTTTGCGGAAGAAACTCCTTCAGAGCAGGAACAGAGAGAACGAAGGGAGCAGCTACATATATCATCCAATAGTCAGCGCAGCGAAATAGTGACTGATGGCGGCCAGCACGCAGAGATATTTATTTTTCGCTATGGTGTTATTGTGTTCTGGAATTTTACTGAAATTCAGGAAAAGAACATATTAGGTGATATTGCATTTGCTGACTATAAATCTCTGGTCATAAGACCTTTGGACGAGCAGGATATCGAGAGGGAGCAATTTCACTTTGAATATGACAAAGACACAGAACGACCACGAATTTTCAACGATATAGTGACATTAAGGTCCGGCGATCATATTATAGAACTTACCATCTCGCATGCTATTGCACAA
This genomic interval carries:
- the RMD8 gene encoding Rmd8p (ancestral locus Anc_3.568), which codes for MSYKAASADRLDSNGLPMSKRSPSILVTDSRSSKKRISAPFAGHAAGVRNRAELPGGNTGNGLHSLGTGVKKRTSGRFSDISIDNILSEMSDVPSGRREERRSTSSADRYYGSDRTRPLSYSKSINPLPLRTSKTSQKLVLIPEEENRESPNVFYRKKSATSLKYNESAHHARRDHKLARITAYNVAEGFNLKVMSKFLKSTHEVSPRLYDECLYVAYTLPLLHGKDGFRVKSNISKKVVGGKTLIDKLIDTSEQRDHHYEYYSGVETLEDSKNAYELDSNAVLVETDPNTIPNHLPNPIGNQDSFDPSEPQFFAEETPSEQEQRERREQLHISSNSQRSEIVTDGGQHAEIFIFRYGVIVFWNFTEIQEKNILGDIAFADYKSLVIRPLDEQDIEREQFHFEYDKDTERPRIFNDIVTLRSGDHIIELTISHAIAQSSKLSRFESRISPILTAVTKLPKRLALYGTLGLKREQLLKKSGKLFKLRVDVNLSSSILDTPEFFWSFEPSLHPLYVAMREYLEIDQRVQVVNDRCKVFLEFFDICVDSVAERNIARVTWWLIIAIIVGVIFSLTEILVRYIIIHSH